The Rhinoraja longicauda isolate Sanriku21f chromosome 19, sRhiLon1.1, whole genome shotgun sequence genome includes a window with the following:
- the LOC144602549 gene encoding G patch domain and ankyrin repeat-containing protein 1-like has product MSRRQLVTFTRAVGDGDAWRDGRRQVPCSPLPGAGGLDGEQARSFYEGVLASSSQASTSTSAARKHKAEPRRERACGPSGHQLRGQRNGHLLLKSAQDGDLKMLRGLLETGASDINFRDSYYWTATMCAAYSGQLEAVRHLLSLGAAVGVCDCTGRDALDLARLAGHAGIVTALEEYHSRPEEQEDHRYGEGLGSLGSAETRPIFPFQPLTCTFPNREVKIKDRLKMLV; this is encoded by the coding sequence ATGAGCCGCCGGCAGCTGGTCACCTTCACCCGGGCGGTGGGGGACGGAGATGCGTGGAGGGACGGCAGGCGGCAGGTGCCCTGCTCTCCTCTCCCCGGGGCGGGAGGGTTGGACGGGGAACAGGCCAGGAGCTTCTATGAGGGCGTCCTTGCTTCCAGCAGCCaggccagcaccagcaccagcgcgGCCCGTAAACACAAGGCCGAGCCGAGGAGAGAGCGGGCATGTGGCCCCAGCGGGCATCAGCTCCGAGGGCAGAGGAACGGGCATCTGCTGCTGAAATCCGCCCAGGACGGAGACTTGAAAATGCTCCGGGGTTTGCTGGAGACGGGGGCAAGTGACATAAACTTCCGGGACAGTTATTACTGGACTGCCACCATGTGCGCAGCGTACAGCGGGCAGCTGGAAGCGGTCAGGCACTTGCTGAGTCTCGGAGCGGCCGTCGGGGTGTGTGATTGCACTGGGCGCGATGCACTGGATTTGGCCCGGCTGGCCGGGCACGCAGGAATCGTGACTGCTCTGGAGGAATATCACTCTCGTCCAGAGGAACAGGAAGACCACAGGTACGGGGAGGGTCTTGGTAGTCTGGGCTCTGCGGAAACACGTCCCATCTTCCCCTTCCAGCCTCTCACTTGCACATTCCCAAATCGGGAGGTGAAAataaaagatagactcaaaatgctggtgtga